The uncultured Bacteroides sp. genomic sequence TCTGATGGTACTTTTGCCCGTAATCGTCCTCAGAAAAATGCCCTTTGGCTGGATGATATGTTTATGTCTGTGCCTGCTATCGTACAGATGGGAAAGTTGACTGGAGAAGATAAGTATTACAATGAGGCGGTGAAGCAGATTCTTCAATTTTCCTCACGTATGTTCGTAAAAGAAAAAGGATTGTACCGTCATGGTTGGGTAGAGGGAATGAATCAGCACCCTTCTTTTCATTGGGCTAGAGCAAACGGATGGGCATTGCTCACATTAGTCGAGACTCTTGAACTTTTGCCACAATCTCATCCCCAGTATAATATAATACTTGAGCAGCTTCGTGCTCACATAGCTGGTTTGGCTGCTTGTCAATCCAGTGAAGGTTTCTGGCATCAGCTTCTGGATAGGAATGATTCTTATCTGGAAACATCGGCCACTGCAATATATGTTTATTGCATTGCTCATGCTATAAACAGAGGATGGGTTGATGCTGCAGCTTACGGGCCGGTAGTTCAGCTTGGCTGGCATGCTATTTCTACTAAGATTAATGACAAAGGTGAAGTGGAAGGTACTTGCGTGGGAACAGGAATGGGCTTTGATCCGGCTTATTACTATTATCGTCCGGTGAATACTTATGCAGCCCATGGTTACGGACCAGTTATCTGGGCAGGTGCCGAAATGATTAAACTGCTTAACAGCCAATATCCAAAGATGAATGATAGTGCTGTGCAGTATTATTCAACACCACAAAATACTTCTTCTCCAATTTTTAGTGTATCTACAGCTACAGATCGTCTGGAGGAAATCGTTGCAGGTAGCAGCAGACTGAATGAAAATGTTCCTGTGATTTTTGTTATTGGTGATTCAACAGTGAAAAATGGCCGGGGAAAAGGTGATGGTGACATGTGGGGATGGGCCGATTTCTTTGCGAATTTCTTTGATACGAATCGTATTTCCGTAGAAAACCATGCACTTGGCGGAAGGAGTAGCCGTACTTTCTTTACCGAAGGTTTGTGGGAAAAGGTACTTCCCGGAATTAAAAAAGGTGACTATCTCTTTATTCAGTTTGGGCACAACGATGGAGGCTCATTAAGTACCGGTCGTGCACGTGCTTCATTAAATGGTACCGGCGAGGAGTCGGAAACCGTAATCATGGAACGTACCGGTGGACCGGAAGAGGTTTTTACATTCGGTCATTACCTGCGTCTTTATATTCGTCAGGCAAAAGCACATGGTGCAATTCCTGTTGTGCTTTCTCATACTCCCGGAAATAAGTGGACTGGTGATAAAATGAATCGTTGCGATGAAACTTATGGCAAATGGTCTAAAGAAGTAGCAGAACAGGAAGGTGTACTTTATATTGATGTGAATGATCGTAGTGCCCGAAAGTTTGAAACCCTTGGAATAGAAAAGACAAAATCTTATTATAAGGATGGAGTACATACAACTTTTGACGGAGCTATTCTGAATGCAAAGTCTGTAGTTGAAGGGTTACTTGACTTGCCTAATTGTTCACTGAATCAGTATGTTGATAAATCTACTTTATCCAAAGAATGCAAAGCAGCCAACAAACCATTATTTCGTGATCCTGTTTATGATGGAGCAGCTGATCCTATTGTTGTTTGGAATAAGAAGGAACAAAAATGGTTTATGTTTTATACCAATCGCCGTGCCAATATGGCAAATAGTAAAGGAGTGGACTGGGTTCATGGAACGCCTATTGGAATTGCAGAATCTTCTGATGGCGGGTCTTCCTGGAAATATCGTGGAACAGCCAATCTAAATTATGGATCTAAGGATGTAACCTATTGGGCTCCGGATATAATTGAAAACAATGGAATTTATCACATGTTCCTTACTGTTGTTCCAGGTATTTTTACTGATTGGAGTCATCCACGGGAGATTGTTCATTTTACCAGTTCTAACCTTATAGACTGGACATTTAATTCTAAGATTCCTTTAGCTTCTGATAAAGTAATTGATGCATGTATTGTTAAAGCTCCTGATGGAATGTGGCGCATGTATTATAATAATGAGAAAGATCATAAGTCAATTTACTATTCACAAAGCAAAGACCTGGATAAATGGGAAAATAAAGGGAAAGTAGTTGGCGATCGTGCAGGAGAAGGCCCAAAAGTTTTTGCTTGGAAAGGCAAATACTTCATGAT encodes the following:
- a CDS encoding GDSL-type esterase/lipase family protein, with the translated sequence MIFVIGDSTVKNGRGKGDGDMWGWADFFANFFDTNRISVENHALGGRSSRTFFTEGLWEKVLPGIKKGDYLFIQFGHNDGGSLSTGRARASLNGTGEESETVIMERTGGPEEVFTFGHYLRLYIRQAKAHGAIPVVLSHTPGNKWTGDKMNRCDETYGKWSKEVAEQEGVLYIDVNDRSARKFETLGIEKTKSYYKDGVHTTFDGAILNAKSVVEGLLDLPNCSLNQYVDKSTLSKECKAANKPLFRDPVYDGAADPIVVWNKKEQKWFMFYTNRRANMANSKGVDWVHGTPIGIAESSDGGSSWKYRGTANLNYGSKDVTYWAPDIIENNGIYHMFLTVVPGIFTDWSHPREIVHFTSSNLIDWTFNSKIPLASDKVIDACIVKAPDGMWRMYYNNEKDHKSIYYSQSKDLDKWENKGKVVGDRAGEGPKVFAWKGKYFMIVDNWDGQAVYSSADMENWKRQEHNILREAGKGTDDGTNGLHADVVVNNGNAYIFYFTHPGRIASSAGKSDNYETRRSSVQVGKLEYENGEIKCDRDKPVYINLR